GTTCCGCTTCGGCTTCAACACGCGCTTCAACAGCCAGGAGTCGCTGGGGGCGGGCACCGGCGCGGCCGTGGGCACTGCTACCAACGGCCAGGCCGTACCAACCGGCTCGAATACTACCTCGCGCCTGCGCAATACCATTCAGTACGTGCCGCTGGCGGTGCCCGCCACCAGCCACAGCACAGCCCTGGACCCCAACGTCTTCGACGCCGACTTCTTCAACAACTCCAGCCTGGTGAACCCGGTACTAGCCATCAATGACGAGTACCGCTCGGACAAGCGTCGGACCCTGAACCTGGCGGCTAACGCGGCCCTCAATATCACGAAGGACCTGGTGCTGCGCTCGACGGCTGGTATCGACATCACTGACTTCAATACGAGCACCTTTAACGGCCGCAACTCGCCCACTATCCGCCAGGTATCGGGTGGTTATAACAACCTGCCTTTTGCTACCATCACCACAGCTACCCAAACGAGCCTTAACAACTCGAACGTACTGGACTATACCTTCCGGCACGAGAAGCACACCCTGAACCTGCTGGCAGGTGAAGAAATTTATCAGCAGCAGACGCGCCAGCAATACATTCAAACCAATTACCTGCCCATCGATATTACGGCCCAGCGGGCGCTGGCCAACATCAACCAGGGCGTGCTGCCAGCCGGTACCACCTCGCAGCCGGTACTGCCTACTACCAGCATTCCCAACGACTACACGCTGCTGTCGTTTTTTGGCCGGGCCAACTACTCGTACGACGACAAGTACCTGCTTACGCTAACCGGCCGCCAGGACGGTTCCTCTAAGTTCCTGGGCTTCAACAACCAGCACCGCTTTTTCCCGGCTGCTTCGGCTGCGTGGCGCATCTCGAAAGAGAACTTTATGCAGGATGTGAAGCCCGTATCGGACCTCAAGCTGCGCCTGAGCTATGGCCAGGCCGGCAACAACCGTATAAATGACTTCCTGTATTCGCAGCTCTTCCAGGCGGGCAGCGCGGTATACTACCTCAACCACCAGCAGGTGCTGGGCTCAACCGCTACTGGCCTGGCCAACCCCAACCTGCAATGGGAAGTAACTACCTCGCGCGATGCGGGTATCGACCTGGCGATGTTTAACAACCGCGTGCAGTTTACGACTGACGTCTACTACAACACCACCGACGACCTGCTGGTAAACCGCCCGGTGCCCGCCTTCCTCGGCTACACGAGCCAGCTCCAGAATATTGGGCGTACCTCCAACCGGGGCCTGGAGTTTCAGGTGAGCGGCACGGTAATCCAGACCCAAAACTTTACCTGGTCGGCCACGGCCAATGCCTCGCTCAACCGCAACCGCATCGAAGACCTGGGCCCTAACCTCAACGAGTTCTACCTGTCGTCGGGCTGGGCCGGGACCGCCTCTACCATCCCTACCGATTACGTAGTGCGGGTAGGCCAGCCGGTAGGCCTGATGTACGGCTTCGTGAGCGATGGCTTCTATACCACCGACGACTTCAGCGGCTACGACGCCGTAAACAAAGTGTGGAAGCTGCGCACCGACAAGCCCGTAGCCAACGACCTGAGCGTAACCGGCCTCACCTCGCTGGCCCCCGGCGTGGTAAAGCTGAAAGACCTCAACGGCGACGGCGTAGTTGACGTCAACAACGACCGCACCGTTATCGGCAATGCCAACCCCAAGGTAACCGGCGGCCTGAACCAGCAGTTCACCTATAAGAACTTCGATGCCAGCATCTTCGTGAACTTTGTATACGGCAACGACATTTACAACGCCAACAAGATAGAGTTCACTACCGCAGCTTATCCCCTCACCAACCTGCTGGGTGAGGAAGCCGGCCGCTACCGCAGCTACGACAACAACGGCGTACTGGTAACCGACCCCGCTGCCCTCAATGCCCTGAACCAGAATGCGACGGTAGCAGCTCCCAGCCGCCAGTTCTTCCTGCAATCGTCAGACATTGAGAAAGGCTCGTTCCTGCGCCTCAACAACATCACTCTGGGTTACTCCCTGTCGAAAAGCCTGATTCAGCGCGCCAAGGTGAACCAGCTGCGCTTTTACGTAACCATGAACAACCTGGCGACCCTGACGGGCTACTCGGGCTACGACCCGGAGGTGAACACCCGCCGCGCCACGCCCCTGACGCCGGGCGTCGATTACGCTGCTTATCCGCGTAGCA
The sequence above is drawn from the Hymenobacter baengnokdamensis genome and encodes:
- a CDS encoding SusC/RagA family TonB-linked outer membrane protein, which produces MKKHLLMLWLVLCGSIGLAFAQSRQVSGVVKGSDGETLPGVTVVLKGTTIGASTGADGSFSLSVPTDSKSATLRFSFIGYVSQEVAVGDKTTFNVTLTSDTQSLDDVVVIGYQAVQRRDVTGAVSSVNAQQIKDIPVNSAAEALQGRLAGVQLNASDGTPGNQGFQVRVRGGNSITQDNTPLYVVDGIQVENALGVIAPQDIASVDVLKDASATAIYGARGANGVVIITTKGGKEGRTTVTYSGFTGIRKITKMLPVLNPTDYVNYQYERASQIGTSTGGLSTFKSYFGTTDYNSARLDSARNAPFLDWQKQVFGRNAMQQTHNVSISGGNKGTTYSLSLTKNNEDGIQLGSSYNRYLMNFRMDNKVSDKFRFGFNTRFNSQESLGAGTGAAVGTATNGQAVPTGSNTTSRLRNTIQYVPLAVPATSHSTALDPNVFDADFFNNSSLVNPVLAINDEYRSDKRRTLNLAANAALNITKDLVLRSTAGIDITDFNTSTFNGRNSPTIRQVSGGYNNLPFATITTATQTSLNNSNVLDYTFRHEKHTLNLLAGEEIYQQQTRQQYIQTNYLPIDITAQRALANINQGVLPAGTTSQPVLPTTSIPNDYTLLSFFGRANYSYDDKYLLTLTGRQDGSSKFLGFNNQHRFFPAASAAWRISKENFMQDVKPVSDLKLRLSYGQAGNNRINDFLYSQLFQAGSAVYYLNHQQVLGSTATGLANPNLQWEVTTSRDAGIDLAMFNNRVQFTTDVYYNTTDDLLVNRPVPAFLGYTSQLQNIGRTSNRGLEFQVSGTVIQTQNFTWSATANASLNRNRIEDLGPNLNEFYLSSGWAGTASTIPTDYVVRVGQPVGLMYGFVSDGFYTTDDFSGYDAVNKVWKLRTDKPVANDLSVTGLTSLAPGVVKLKDLNGDGVVDVNNDRTVIGNANPKVTGGLNQQFTYKNFDASIFVNFVYGNDIYNANKIEFTTAAYPLTNLLGEEAGRYRSYDNNGVLVTDPAALNALNQNATVAAPSRQFFLQSSDIEKGSFLRLNNITLGYSLSKSLIQRAKVNQLRFYVTMNNLATLTGYSGYDPEVNTRRATPLTPGVDYAAYPRSKAFLFGVNLSL